The sequence below is a genomic window from Anopheles cruzii chromosome 3, idAnoCruzAS_RS32_06, whole genome shotgun sequence.
GATGGACCGGGACACAAAACGTCAACGGTGGCGTATAAAGTGCTGCCACCGAAACCAAGCTGTGCCCAGAACCTTCTGATCGGATGCACACCGACCGTCACCCGGGTTCCCTGCTCGGCCTCAATGCACGAAGGTTACGGGGCAGCCCCCTACTATCCACCGGTTCCGATGTCCTATAGCTATCATGAACCAGCGGCCTCGTATGGACACCCAGGATATGAGCCACACCCGGCTGGGTATCATCAGCACCCGGCCGGCTACCAGAAACCGGCTGCAACAGAGTTCCATCACCATCCACCGGCCGGACCtgaaggaccaccaccgcctggTTACGCCCCATCGTACaagtcggccaccggcgaagaACTGCCCGGTTTCGCTGCTCCCGTCCGGGAAGACTTGAGCGAATCGCCGAAGGTACCGATCATCTCGGCATTCGGCAAACCCCAGCCGGACCTGCAGCAGTCcacgacggcaacggcaaacgAGGCAACAAGTtcagcaccgcagcagcagcagctatcAAGGGCGGCACCCAGCAATGGTACCCAGCCGAGTCAAGAGCCCGGCCCCGCTCCACATTCCGCTACCCCGATGCCAGCGGTGCCCGGGACCACGCAGCCGAAGGAGGACAGCAACGCCGAGTTTTGGAACGACACGGAAAGTTCAACGGACGCCGTCGAGGCGACCACGGCCAGCTAGGCGgcgggcagcagcggcagcaggttgttacggatttttttttaccaGAAATAAACACACACCCTATGGTGATGGTGTCAAACCCTAACGCAGCGCGTTTACTTCG
It includes:
- the LOC128270654 gene encoding actin-binding protein WASF2-like; this translates as MVRIGLVCLAGWTLVVGAVAQCGGGEGIWYTEEPPSVEASMLSFEEASDEYYQVRRHPRHQQQHRSRVRSSRYTPGGYGYGNDYQLERTWEKQPAARQQPLYGDRRKSRRQQGSYASRSQRTDYNYQVAPVTEGAVYERRKANRAAKYSGPDDGPGHKTSTVAYKVLPPKPSCAQNLLIGCTPTVTRVPCSASMHEGYGAAPYYPPVPMSYSYHEPAASYGHPGYEPHPAGYHQHPAGYQKPAATEFHHHPPAGPEGPPPPGYAPSYKSATGEELPGFAAPVREDLSESPKVPIISAFGKPQPDLQQSTTATANEATSSAPQQQQLSRAAPSNGTQPSQEPGPAPHSATPMPAVPGTTQPKEDSNAEFWNDTESSTDAVEATTAS